The following are encoded together in the Bradyrhizobium sp. CCGUVB1N3 genome:
- a CDS encoding ABC transporter substrate-binding protein, whose translation MKEATVWPGILAGIVAAMLTAAPVAAQKKYDLGASDTEIKIGQTMPYSGPASSYGTIGQSMAAYFEKINAEGGVNGRKIKFISYDDAFSPPKTVEQTRKLVESDEVLFVAASLGTAPNVAVQKYLNSRKVPQLLVASGATRWSDPKNFPWTMGWQPSYQAEGAALARYSLSARPGAKIGILYQNDDSGKDYVKGFKAGLGEAIRQIVAETSYEVTDPTVDSQVVALKTAGADVFFLHANPRFTAQAIRRAYELNWRPATIIASVGASVGTALAPAGLEKSIGSVTAAYLKDPTDKMWENDKAYLDWLAFMKQWYPRGSLTDGSNVYGYSLAQTIVLVLKKCGDDLTRENVMKQAASLKDVELPMLLPGIRINTSSEDFFPIEDMRLARFDGTSWVLMNDPDGKP comes from the coding sequence CGGTCAGACGATGCCCTACAGCGGTCCGGCCTCCTCCTACGGCACGATCGGTCAGTCGATGGCTGCCTATTTCGAGAAGATCAATGCCGAGGGCGGAGTGAATGGCCGCAAGATCAAGTTCATAAGCTACGACGATGCATTCAGCCCGCCCAAGACGGTCGAGCAGACCCGAAAGCTCGTCGAAAGCGACGAGGTGCTGTTCGTTGCGGCATCGCTCGGCACGGCGCCGAACGTTGCCGTCCAGAAATATCTGAACAGCCGAAAGGTACCCCAGCTCCTTGTCGCAAGCGGGGCCACCCGGTGGAGCGATCCGAAGAACTTCCCGTGGACCATGGGATGGCAGCCGAGCTATCAGGCGGAAGGCGCAGCGCTCGCCCGCTATTCGTTGAGCGCGCGCCCGGGCGCCAAGATCGGCATCCTTTATCAGAACGACGATTCCGGAAAAGATTACGTCAAGGGCTTCAAGGCCGGGTTAGGCGAGGCGATCCGCCAGATCGTGGCGGAGACCTCCTATGAGGTCACCGACCCGACCGTCGATTCGCAGGTCGTCGCTTTGAAGACGGCCGGGGCCGACGTCTTCTTTCTGCATGCCAACCCACGTTTCACGGCGCAAGCGATCCGCCGCGCCTACGAACTGAACTGGCGGCCGGCGACGATCATCGCGAGCGTTGGCGCGTCCGTAGGGACGGCCCTGGCACCGGCCGGGCTGGAGAAATCGATTGGCTCGGTGACTGCCGCCTATCTCAAGGATCCCACCGACAAGATGTGGGAAAACGACAAGGCCTATCTCGATTGGCTCGCGTTCATGAAGCAATGGTATCCGCGCGGTAGCCTAACCGATGGCAGCAACGTGTACGGTTATTCCCTGGCGCAGACCATCGTCCTCGTCCTGAAAAAATGCGGCGACGATCTGACGCGCGAGAACGTCATGAAGCAAGCGGCCTCACTGAAGGACGTCGAATTGCCGATGTTGTTGCCGGGAATCCGCATCAACACCAGCTCGGAGGATTTCTTCCCGATCGAGGATATGCGGCTCGCCCGTTTTGACGGAACGTCCTGGGTGTTGATGAACGATCCCGACGGAAAACCCTGA